A genomic segment from Nitratiruptor sp. YY08-10 encodes:
- a CDS encoding efflux RND transporter periplasmic adaptor subunit yields the protein MKKWIKLLIFLLIVVLLIIGAVRLVKKRKAQEAAIPIAKEYAVLVHTLQPKTKHVTLTADAIAVVQNDANIKIASKYSGRIIALAKVGAKVKKGDIVARLDDTPLQSKLTSLKAQKEAVTQSIASTKVVLSNLKKIHARTKKLLAVKGASIEQYEKEQNQISATKAQLASLRAKLASLKESIKEIQNERTYTTLRSSVDGVVAKRFVNEGDMAMPGKPIIAINSQKENYLVVRVPKDIKIYGVVYKGKTYPVTPLQSTFNSLAEYKANVNDSSLIAGERVNVAVVTFQGKGVLLPHDAILNRNGKSYILVVKGNSAEAKEVHIIENANQGVVVKESFNGKKIIVAKPDIMLKLLSGIKLKEIKG from the coding sequence ATGAAAAAGTGGATTAAACTCCTTATCTTCTTACTGATTGTAGTGTTACTCATTATAGGTGCTGTAAGGCTTGTGAAAAAGAGAAAAGCCCAGGAAGCCGCGATTCCTATTGCAAAAGAGTATGCGGTATTGGTACACACACTGCAGCCAAAAACGAAGCATGTGACTCTAACAGCTGATGCGATAGCGGTAGTACAAAATGATGCAAACATAAAGATAGCTTCAAAATATTCAGGCCGAATTATTGCGTTAGCAAAAGTTGGAGCAAAGGTTAAAAAGGGGGATATTGTTGCCAGGCTTGATGATACTCCTTTGCAATCAAAACTGACAAGTCTCAAAGCGCAAAAAGAGGCTGTAACGCAAAGCATTGCTTCTACAAAAGTGGTTTTAAGCAATCTCAAAAAGATTCATGCAAGAACCAAAAAGCTTTTAGCTGTTAAGGGTGCTTCTATTGAGCAGTATGAAAAAGAGCAAAATCAAATTAGCGCTACAAAAGCACAACTTGCAAGCCTAAGAGCGAAATTGGCTTCTTTAAAAGAGAGTATAAAAGAGATTCAAAATGAGCGTACCTATACAACTTTACGCTCAAGCGTTGACGGTGTCGTTGCAAAACGATTTGTCAATGAAGGGGATATGGCGATGCCAGGGAAGCCAATTATTGCAATCAATAGTCAAAAAGAGAACTACTTGGTTGTTCGAGTGCCAAAAGATATAAAAATATATGGAGTTGTTTATAAAGGTAAAACCTATCCAGTAACTCCTCTTCAATCAACATTTAACTCTTTGGCAGAATATAAAGCCAATGTCAATGATAGCTCTTTAATTGCGGGAGAGCGGGTTAATGTAGCAGTAGTGACTTTTCAAGGCAAAGGGGTGCTTTTACCGCATGATGCAATTTTGAATCGCAATGGTAAAAGCTATATTCTGGTTGTAAAGGGCAATAGCGCCGAGGCAAAAGAGGTACATATCATAGAAAATGCCAATCAAGGTGTCGTTGTAAAAGAGAGTTTCAATGGCAAAAAAATCATTGTTGCAAAACCAGATATCATGCTTAAACTCTTAA